A region from the Streptomyces tsukubensis genome encodes:
- a CDS encoding type I polyketide synthase: MQDTDDYRSGSPRVAGDARTPHDGVQEPQDTAPEPVAVVGLSCRLPGAPDPLAFWRLLREGRSGITALPASRREAAPDPGAAGPAARGGFLGDIAGFDADFFGISPNEAAMTDPQQRLMLELGWEALEDAGIVPADLAGTRTGVFAAAIWDDYATRLHRHGTRHLSRHSVTGLHRGIIANRLSYTLGLNGPSLTVDSAQSSSLVAVHLAAESLRSGECTLALAGGVNLVAAPASTVASTLFGGLSPDGLCRTFDARAGGYVRGEGGACLALKTLSRAVADGDRIHCLIDGSAVNNDGATPGLTVPGARTQEEVVRRAHARAGTRPGDVQYVELHGTGTRVGDPVEAAALGAALGAGRPAGDPLLVGSVKTNVGHLEGAAGVVGLLKTILSIRHRELPPSLNFETPSPAIAFGELRLRVQQDLTPWPRPGRPLVAGVSSFGMGGTNCHVVVREWTGARGEKDAEGAVGGGPVVVTDGTLPWPLSAKTPAALRDQARRLLDHLDRNPGAGAAETGHALAAGRSVFDHRAVLTATGPDGFRTALRALADGEPSPHAVTGTAPARTGGTVFVFPGQGSQWAGMGVRLMASSPVFARSLADCTAALEPYTGWDLIDVLHERHGAPALEGDDVVQPALWAVMVSLARLWEHLGVVPDAVVGHSQGEIAAAHIAGVLTLQDAARIVALRSRALAEIAGEGGMVSLPLSPADTAQLTQRWEGRLAVATVNGPSATVVAGDLTAVGELLTHCENENIRARRVPIDYASHTSQVHPLRGRLLEVLAPVRPREAETAFYSTVGDRAKGALSDTTVMDAAYWYDNLATAVHFEGAVRALLDDGHTLFVEVSPHPVLTHPLRESAEHHTSSTSSTGSTGGGAPATITVTPTLRRNDDTWHRVLTSLATTHTHTPTNWKRFYPTTPPTHPDLPTYPFQRQRHWVDLPGDGPAPADTDAAAAAGTGAGRAAETGPAAGPGARTPLLERLRSAPRARQEQLLTDRIRAEAAAVTGRAAWQTVGGDRTFRDLGFDSFAAVELQNRLTGLTGLPLPSTLLFDHPTPVAVARFLLAGLLDSGRPGAAAGSSAPAAAGADEPVAIVGMACRYPGDVSGPEDLWRLVSEGTDAITGFPADRGWDTGGLFDPDPERPGTSYTDRGGFLSGAGAFDPAFFGISPREATAMDPQQRLLLETSWEALERAGIDPAALRGSATGVFVGAMTQEYGPRLHDGAAGLDGYLLTGNTASVASGRIAYTLGLQGPAVTVDTACSSSLVAVHQAAGALRGGECDLALAGGVAVMAAPGMFVEFSRQRGLAADGRCKAFAEAADGTAWAEGVGLLLLERLSDARRNGHRVLALVRGSAVNQDGASNGLTAPSGPSQERVIRQALAGAGLSAGEVDAVEAHGTGTALGDPIEARALLAVYGRDRPGDRPLWLGSLKSNIGHAQAAAGVGGVIKMVMALRHGVLPKTLHVDRPSSHVDWSAGAVELLTEARGWPECGRPRRAGVSSFGISGTNAHLIVEEAPADGGAGAVGGGPVVVTDGTLPWPLSAKTPGALRDQARRLLDHLDRNPGAGAAETGHALAAGRSVFDHRAVLTATGPDGFRSALRALADGEPSPHAVTGTAPARTGGTVFVFPGQGSQWAGMGVELMRTSPVFARCLADCGAALEPYTGWDLLDVLRGVPGAPGLDRVDVVQPALWAVMVSLARLWEHLGVVPDAVVGHSQGEIAAAHIAGVLTLEDAARIVALRSRALAGIAGHGGMVSLPLSPADTAQLTKRWEGRLAVATVNGPSATVVAGDLTAVGELLAHCEREDVRARRIPVDYASHSPHMEALRGELLSLLAPVRPREAEVAFYSTVGDRAKGAMSDTTVMDAAYWYENLRTTVAFEGAVRALLDDGHTLFVEVSPHPVLTHPLQETAEHHTSSTSSTGSTGGGAPATVTVTPTLRRNDDTWHRVLTSLATTHTHTPTDWKRFYPTTPPTHPDLPTYPFQRQHYWIRQSTAGDPRSLGLHTAGHGLLGAAVALADGGQLFTGRLSAHSRPWLADHAVHGTPLLPGTAFVELALHAGRVTGTPRLEDFTLEAPLVVPGTGGRLLQVHVAAADGDGRRALTVHSRPDGDTAGPPWTRHAAGTLAPGPAAVPDLAPWAEPAAWPPAGATVLPAGDLYDRLAGRGYHYGPAFQGLTAAWRHGDHLYAEIALPSDAADATGGDGSGAEYGVHPALFDAALHPLVGTGPEQDPDGVLLPFAWSDVQLHAVGARALRVRIGPAGAGALRLELADPAGQPVAEVASLALRPISAGQLANAAGGSGDGRLFRLDWTAAPDAGTAMPGRVAFLGAAVPPALAASLPEGTAAECHPGPAALLADRTAPLPGLVVATGLLERAGAAAGDVPLAAREAVGYALDLIRSWAADERTAGSRLVFVTAGAVAVRAGAESPDPAAAAVWGLIRTAQTEHPGRFAVIDLPLPDSDVFPAAPFRAALALAGGEPQSAVRGHGPGVYVPRLVRETPAAGAAGRGPAAGGTVLITGGTGTLGARFARRYAAAGAAHLLLAGRRGPDAPGARELAAELAGLGAKVTVAACDTGDRAALAALLASVPAEHPLTSVVHTAGVLDDGTVTSLTAEQVERVFRPKADAAWHLHELTLGADLAEFVLFSSVAGVVGTPGQGNYAAANVFLDALAGHRRALGLPATSLAWGLWAADSGMTGHMSDADRARMARLGITPLLAEEGAALFETARAADTACPVPAGIDPALLRPHQEAGTLPAVLRGLVRAPVRRAAAAAAGGGATFLDRLARLSAEEAEDAVADLVRTSAAHVLGHATADSIDFDQAFKDIGFDSLTSVELRNQLASSTGLRLTSTLVFGYPTPRELCRYLSGLVRPAPGPAADDGVGDGAEDAAIREVLRTVPIGALRSAGVLELVLACAGPVPDTGTAAAEPGPDTETGAGAGALAALDLDALVDLALDERGN; this comes from the coding sequence GTGCAGGACACCGACGACTACCGGTCCGGCTCGCCACGCGTCGCCGGTGACGCACGGACACCGCACGACGGGGTGCAGGAGCCGCAGGACACCGCCCCTGAGCCCGTCGCCGTCGTCGGCCTGTCGTGCCGCCTGCCCGGAGCCCCGGACCCCCTCGCCTTCTGGCGGCTGCTGCGCGAGGGCCGGAGCGGAATCACCGCTCTGCCGGCATCCCGCCGGGAAGCGGCACCGGATCCCGGGGCGGCCGGCCCGGCCGCCCGGGGCGGTTTCCTCGGCGACATCGCCGGTTTCGACGCCGACTTCTTCGGCATCTCCCCGAACGAGGCCGCGATGACTGACCCCCAGCAGCGTCTGATGCTGGAGCTGGGCTGGGAGGCGCTGGAAGACGCCGGCATCGTCCCCGCGGACCTGGCCGGGACCCGTACCGGAGTCTTCGCGGCCGCGATCTGGGACGACTACGCGACCCGGCTCCACCGGCACGGAACCCGGCACCTCAGCCGCCACTCCGTCACCGGGCTGCACCGCGGCATCATCGCCAACCGGCTCTCCTACACCCTCGGCCTCAACGGCCCCAGTCTCACCGTCGATTCGGCCCAGTCCTCGTCGCTGGTGGCGGTGCACCTGGCAGCGGAGAGCCTGCGCTCCGGGGAGTGCACCCTCGCACTCGCGGGCGGGGTCAACCTCGTGGCCGCCCCCGCGAGCACCGTCGCCTCCACCCTGTTCGGCGGCCTGTCACCGGACGGACTGTGCCGGACGTTCGACGCCCGGGCCGGCGGCTACGTGCGCGGTGAGGGCGGCGCCTGCCTGGCCCTGAAGACCCTGTCCCGGGCGGTGGCGGACGGCGACCGGATCCACTGCCTGATCGACGGCAGCGCCGTCAACAACGACGGTGCCACGCCCGGTCTGACGGTGCCCGGCGCACGTACCCAGGAAGAGGTCGTCCGCCGGGCCCACGCACGCGCCGGGACCCGCCCCGGGGACGTCCAGTACGTCGAGCTCCACGGCACCGGGACTCGGGTGGGCGACCCCGTCGAGGCGGCGGCCCTGGGCGCGGCGCTCGGTGCCGGCCGCCCGGCCGGTGATCCGCTGCTCGTGGGGTCGGTGAAGACCAACGTCGGCCATCTGGAGGGCGCGGCGGGCGTCGTCGGCCTGCTGAAGACCATTCTCAGCATCCGCCACCGCGAGCTGCCGCCCAGCCTCAACTTCGAGACGCCCAGCCCCGCCATCGCCTTCGGGGAACTGCGGCTGCGGGTCCAGCAGGACCTCACGCCCTGGCCGCGGCCCGGCCGGCCGCTGGTCGCGGGCGTCAGTTCGTTCGGCATGGGCGGTACCAACTGCCATGTCGTCGTGCGCGAGTGGACGGGTGCCCGCGGGGAGAAGGACGCCGAAGGGGCCGTGGGGGGCGGGCCGGTGGTGGTGACGGACGGGACGCTGCCGTGGCCGCTGTCCGCGAAGACCCCGGCCGCACTGCGGGACCAGGCACGCCGCCTCCTGGACCACCTCGACCGCAACCCCGGGGCGGGTGCGGCCGAGACCGGCCACGCACTGGCAGCCGGACGCTCCGTCTTCGACCACCGGGCCGTCCTCACCGCAACCGGCCCCGACGGCTTCCGCACCGCGCTCCGCGCCCTGGCCGACGGCGAACCCTCACCCCACGCCGTCACCGGCACCGCCCCCGCCCGGACGGGCGGGACGGTGTTCGTCTTCCCGGGGCAGGGGTCGCAGTGGGCGGGCATGGGGGTACGGCTCATGGCCTCCAGCCCGGTGTTCGCCCGCAGCCTGGCCGACTGCACGGCGGCCCTGGAGCCGTACACCGGCTGGGACCTGATCGACGTCCTCCACGAGAGGCACGGCGCACCCGCGCTGGAGGGTGACGATGTGGTGCAGCCCGCGCTGTGGGCAGTGATGGTGTCCCTGGCCCGGCTCTGGGAGCACCTCGGGGTCGTCCCCGACGCGGTGGTGGGCCATTCGCAGGGCGAGATCGCCGCCGCCCATATCGCCGGGGTACTCACCCTGCAGGACGCCGCCCGCATCGTCGCCCTGCGCTCCCGCGCCCTCGCCGAAATCGCGGGAGAAGGCGGCATGGTCTCCCTGCCCCTCTCCCCCGCCGACACCGCACAACTGACACAGCGGTGGGAAGGCCGGCTGGCCGTCGCCACCGTCAACGGACCCTCCGCCACCGTCGTCGCCGGCGACCTCACCGCCGTCGGCGAACTCCTCACCCACTGCGAGAACGAGAACATCCGGGCGCGCCGGGTGCCGATCGACTACGCCTCGCACACCTCTCAGGTGCATCCGCTGCGCGGGCGTCTGCTGGAGGTTCTGGCGCCGGTGCGCCCGCGGGAGGCGGAGACGGCGTTCTACTCGACGGTGGGTGACCGCGCCAAGGGTGCGCTGAGCGACACCACGGTGATGGACGCGGCCTACTGGTACGACAACCTTGCTACGGCGGTGCATTTCGAGGGGGCGGTACGGGCCCTGCTGGACGACGGGCACACCCTGTTCGTCGAGGTCAGCCCCCACCCCGTCCTCACCCACCCGCTCCGGGAGTCCGCCGAACACCACACCAGCAGCACCAGCAGCACGGGCAGTACGGGCGGCGGGGCCCCGGCCACCATCACCGTCACCCCGACCCTGCGCCGCAACGACGACACCTGGCACCGCGTCCTCACCTCCCTCGCCACCACCCACACCCACACCCCCACCAACTGGAAACGCTTCTACCCCACCACCCCACCCACCCACCCCGACCTCCCCACCTACCCCTTCCAACGACAGCGCCACTGGGTCGATCTGCCCGGGGACGGCCCCGCCCCGGCAGACACAGACGCAGCCGCAGCCGCCGGTACGGGCGCCGGGCGGGCCGCGGAGACCGGGCCGGCTGCCGGGCCCGGGGCGCGGACGCCGCTCCTGGAGCGGCTGCGCAGCGCACCGCGTGCACGGCAGGAGCAGCTTCTGACCGACCGGATCCGCGCCGAGGCCGCGGCGGTCACCGGGCGGGCCGCCTGGCAGACGGTCGGCGGCGACCGTACGTTCCGGGACCTCGGCTTCGACTCCTTCGCCGCCGTGGAACTGCAGAACCGTCTCACCGGCCTCACCGGGCTGCCGCTGCCGTCGACGCTGCTCTTCGACCACCCCACCCCCGTGGCCGTGGCCCGCTTCCTGCTCGCCGGGCTCCTGGACTCGGGGCGGCCCGGTGCCGCGGCGGGCTCGTCCGCGCCGGCCGCGGCGGGTGCGGACGAGCCCGTCGCGATCGTGGGGATGGCCTGCCGCTACCCGGGGGACGTCTCAGGCCCGGAGGACCTGTGGCGCCTGGTCAGCGAAGGCACCGACGCCATCACGGGTTTCCCCGCCGACCGGGGCTGGGACACCGGCGGGCTCTTCGACCCGGATCCGGAGCGGCCCGGGACCTCGTACACCGACCGGGGCGGTTTCCTTTCCGGCGCGGGAGCGTTCGACCCCGCGTTCTTCGGGATCAGCCCGCGCGAAGCGACGGCGATGGACCCGCAGCAGCGGCTGCTGCTGGAAACCTCCTGGGAGGCCCTGGAGCGGGCGGGCATCGACCCGGCCGCCCTGCGCGGCAGCGCCACCGGTGTCTTCGTGGGCGCCATGACGCAGGAGTACGGTCCCCGTCTGCACGACGGCGCGGCCGGGCTCGACGGCTATCTGCTGACCGGGAACACCGCGAGCGTCGCCTCGGGCCGTATCGCGTACACCCTCGGTCTGCAGGGTCCGGCCGTGACGGTGGACACGGCCTGTTCCTCCTCCCTGGTCGCGGTGCACCAGGCGGCCGGGGCGCTGCGCGGCGGCGAGTGCGATCTCGCCCTCGCGGGCGGTGTCGCCGTCATGGCGGCGCCGGGCATGTTCGTGGAGTTCAGCCGGCAGCGCGGGCTTGCGGCGGACGGGCGGTGCAAGGCGTTCGCGGAGGCCGCGGACGGTACGGCCTGGGCGGAGGGGGTGGGCCTGCTGCTTCTGGAGCGGCTCTCCGACGCCCGGCGCAACGGGCACCGGGTGCTGGCCCTGGTGCGCGGGTCGGCCGTCAATCAGGACGGTGCCAGCAATGGTCTGACGGCTCCGAGCGGGCCGTCCCAGGAGCGGGTGATCCGGCAGGCCCTGGCCGGTGCGGGTCTGTCGGCGGGGGAGGTCGACGCCGTCGAGGCGCATGGGACCGGGACCGCTCTGGGGGATCCCATCGAGGCGCGGGCGCTGCTCGCCGTGTACGGCCGGGACCGGCCCGGGGACCGGCCGTTGTGGCTGGGGTCGCTGAAGTCCAACATCGGGCATGCGCAGGCCGCGGCGGGGGTGGGCGGGGTCATCAAGATGGTCATGGCGCTGCGGCACGGGGTGTTGCCGAAGACGCTGCATGTGGACCGGCCGTCGTCGCATGTGGACTGGTCGGCGGGTGCGGTGGAGCTGCTGACCGAGGCGCGGGGGTGGCCGGAGTGCGGCCGTCCGCGGCGGGCCGGTGTCTCGTCCTTCGGTATCAGCGGTACCAATGCCCATCTGATCGTCGAGGAGGCGCCCGCGGACGGGGGTGCGGGGGCAGTGGGGGGCGGGCCGGTGGTGGTGACGGACGGGACGCTGCCGTGGCCGCTGTCCGCGAAGACCCCGGGCGCGCTGCGGGACCAGGCACGCCGCCTTCTGGACCATCTCGACCGCAACCCCGGGGCGGGTGCGGCCGAGACCGGCCACGCACTGGCGGCCGGACGCTCCGTCTTCGACCACCGGGCCGTCCTCACCGCAACCGGCCCCGACGGCTTCCGCAGCGCGCTCCGTGCCCTGGCCGACGGCGAGCCGTCACCGCATGCCGTCACCGGCACCGCGCCTGCGCGGACGGGCGGGACGGTGTTCGTCTTCCCGGGGCAGGGGTCGCAGTGGGCGGGGATGGGGGTGGAGCTGATGCGTACGTCGCCGGTGTTCGCGCGTTGTCTGGCGGACTGCGGGGCGGCGCTGGAGCCGTACACCGGCTGGGATCTTCTGGATGTCCTCCGGGGGGTGCCGGGGGCGCCCGGCCTCGACCGGGTGGATGTGGTGCAGCCCGCGCTGTGGGCGGTGATGGTGTCCCTGGCCCGGCTCTGGGAGCACCTCGGGGTCGTTCCCGACGCGGTGGTGGGCCATTCGCAGGGCGAGATCGCCGCCGCCCATATCGCCGGAGTGCTGACCCTGGAGGACGCCGCCCGCATCGTCGCCCTGCGCTCCCGGGCCCTCGCCGGAATAGCCGGACACGGCGGCATGGTCTCCCTGCCCCTCTCCCCCGCCGACACCGCACAACTGACGAAACGGTGGGAAGGACGGCTGGCCGTCGCCACCGTCAACGGACCCTCCGCCACCGTCGTCGCGGGCGACCTCACCGCCGTCGGCGAACTCCTCGCCCACTGCGAGAGGGAGGATGTCCGGGCGCGGAGGATCCCGGTGGACTATGCCTCGCACTCCCCTCATATGGAGGCGCTGCGGGGCGAACTCCTGAGCCTGCTGGCGCCGGTGCGCCCGCGGGAGGCGGAGGTGGCGTTCTACTCGACGGTGGGTGACCGTGCCAAGGGTGCGATGAGCGACACGACGGTGATGGACGCGGCCTACTGGTACGAGAATCTGCGGACCACCGTGGCGTTCGAGGGGGCGGTACGGGCCCTGCTGGACGACGGGCACACCCTGTTCGTCGAGGTCAGCCCCCACCCGGTGCTCACCCACCCGCTGCAGGAGACCGCCGAACACCACACCAGCAGCACCAGCAGCACGGGCAGTACGGGCGGCGGGGCCCCGGCCACCGTCACCGTCACCCCGACCCTGCGCCGCAACGACGACACCTGGCACCGCGTCCTCACCTCCCTCGCCACCACCCACACCCACACCCCCACCGACTGGAAACGCTTCTACCCCACCACCCCACCCACCCACCCCGACCTCCCCACCTACCCCTTCCAACGACAGCACTACTGGATCCGGCAGAGCACCGCGGGCGATCCCCGCTCCCTGGGGCTGCACACCGCCGGGCACGGTCTGCTCGGTGCCGCGGTCGCCCTGGCCGACGGCGGGCAGCTGTTCACCGGCCGGCTGTCGGCGCACAGCCGTCCGTGGCTGGCCGACCATGCGGTCCACGGCACACCTTTGCTGCCCGGTACGGCGTTCGTGGAACTCGCCCTCCACGCGGGCCGGGTCACCGGCACGCCCCGGCTGGAGGACTTCACCCTCGAAGCGCCCCTGGTCGTCCCGGGCACCGGCGGCCGCCTGCTGCAGGTACACGTGGCGGCGGCCGACGGGGACGGCCGGCGGGCCCTCACCGTCCACTCCCGGCCCGACGGCGACACCGCCGGCCCGCCCTGGACCCGTCATGCCGCCGGCACCCTCGCCCCCGGGCCCGCCGCCGTACCGGACCTGGCGCCGTGGGCGGAACCCGCGGCCTGGCCGCCGGCCGGGGCCACCGTCCTGCCCGCCGGTGACCTCTACGACCGGCTCGCCGGCCGCGGCTACCACTACGGGCCCGCCTTCCAGGGCCTGACCGCCGCCTGGCGCCACGGCGACCACCTGTACGCCGAGATCGCCCTCCCCTCCGATGCCGCCGATGCCACCGGCGGCGACGGCAGCGGCGCCGAGTACGGGGTGCACCCCGCGCTCTTCGACGCCGCGCTCCACCCGCTCGTCGGCACCGGCCCCGAACAGGACCCGGACGGGGTGCTGCTGCCGTTCGCCTGGTCGGATGTGCAGCTTCACGCCGTGGGGGCCCGGGCGCTGCGCGTCCGGATCGGCCCGGCCGGTGCGGGGGCCCTGCGGCTGGAGCTGGCCGACCCCGCCGGGCAGCCGGTCGCCGAAGTCGCCTCCCTGGCGCTGCGGCCCATCAGCGCCGGGCAGTTGGCGAACGCCGCGGGCGGGAGCGGGGACGGCCGTCTCTTCCGCCTGGACTGGACGGCCGCACCCGACGCCGGGACGGCAATGCCGGGGCGGGTGGCGTTCCTCGGCGCCGCCGTTCCCCCGGCCCTGGCCGCCTCACTGCCCGAGGGCACCGCGGCCGAATGCCACCCGGGGCCGGCCGCGCTGCTCGCGGACCGTACGGCTCCCCTTCCCGGACTGGTGGTCGCCACCGGCCTGCTGGAGCGTGCCGGGGCGGCGGCCGGGGACGTTCCGCTCGCCGCGCGGGAGGCCGTCGGGTATGCCCTGGACCTGATCCGGTCCTGGGCGGCCGATGAGCGGACGGCGGGCAGCCGGCTGGTGTTCGTCACCGCGGGGGCCGTCGCGGTCCGGGCCGGCGCCGAGTCGCCGGACCCCGCCGCCGCAGCCGTCTGGGGCCTGATCCGTACCGCACAGACCGAACACCCGGGCCGCTTCGCCGTGATCGACCTGCCCCTGCCGGACTCGGACGTTTTCCCCGCCGCGCCGTTCCGCGCGGCACTGGCGCTGGCCGGCGGCGAACCGCAGAGCGCCGTCCGCGGGCACGGCCCGGGGGTGTACGTTCCCCGGCTGGTGCGGGAGACCCCGGCCGCAGGGGCCGCCGGGCGGGGGCCCGCCGCGGGCGGCACGGTTCTGATCACCGGCGGCACGGGTACCCTCGGCGCGCGGTTCGCCCGCCGGTACGCGGCGGCCGGGGCCGCTCATCTGCTGCTGGCCGGCCGGCGCGGCCCGGATGCTCCGGGCGCGCGGGAACTCGCCGCCGAACTGGCCGGGCTGGGGGCGAAGGTCACCGTCGCCGCCTGTGACACCGGTGACCGGGCCGCCCTGGCCGCGCTCCTGGCGTCCGTCCCCGCCGAACACCCCCTGACCTCCGTGGTGCACACCGCCGGTGTCCTGGACGACGGAACCGTCACCTCGCTGACGGCAGAGCAGGTCGAGCGCGTGTTCCGGCCCAAGGCCGACGCCGCCTGGCATCTGCACGAGCTCACCCTCGGGGCGGACCTCGCCGAATTCGTCCTCTTCTCCTCGGTGGCGGGCGTCGTGGGAACTCCGGGGCAGGGCAACTACGCCGCGGCGAACGTCTTCCTGGACGCGCTGGCCGGGCACCGCCGCGCCCTGGGGCTGCCGGCCACCTCCCTGGCCTGGGGACTGTGGGCCGCGGACAGCGGGATGACCGGCCATATGAGCGACGCGGACCGGGCCCGGATGGCCCGCCTCGGGATCACCCCCCTCCTCGCCGAGGAAGGGGCCGCGCTCTTCGAGACCGCCCGTGCCGCGGACACCGCCTGCCCGGTCCCGGCCGGGATCGACCCCGCGCTGCTCCGCCCGCACCAGGAGGCCGGAACGCTTCCCGCGGTGCTGCGGGGCCTGGTGCGCGCCCCGGTCCGCCGGGCCGCTGCGGCTGCGGCCGGCGGGGGTGCCACGTTCCTCGACCGCCTGGCGCGGCTCTCCGCCGAGGAGGCGGAGGACGCCGTCGCCGATCTCGTCCGTACCAGCGCAGCGCACGTCCTGGGCCATGCCACGGCCGACAGCATCGACTTCGACCAGGCGTTCAAGGACATCGGCTTCGACTCGCTGACCTCGGTCGAGCTGCGCAACCAGCTGGCGTCCTCGACCGGACTGCGGCTGACGTCCACCCTCGTCTTCGGCTATCCGACGCCGCGGGAGCTGTGCCGGTATCTGTCCGGACTGGTCCGCCCCGCCCCCGGCCCCGCCGCCGATGACGGTGTCGGTGACGGTGCCGAGGACGCGGCGATCCGGGAAGTGCTGCGGACCGTCCCGATCGGCGCGCTGCGCAGCGCGGGTGTCCTGGAGCTGGTGCTGGCGTGCGCCGGACCGGTACCGGACACCGGTACGGCAGCCGCGGAACCGGGCCCGGACACGGAAACCGGGGCGGGGGCGGGTGCGCTGGCCGCCCTGGACCTGGACGCACTCGTCGATCTGGCGCTGGACGAGAGGGGCAACTGA